TTCCTCCTTCACGATTCCTCCAATGAAGACATCCATTCAGAAACACACCATTTGTATTCTCACAATATGTGTGAACgctaaaaccaaaatcaaactttCCAACGTGTCTCCATCCCTTACCACTCCCAACAGTGTACATCTcgacctctgaaaccctaggttcattCCGATTCCTGTATATTCTAACAACTTTGTACTCATTGGTTTAAGCAAGGTAACCAAATCCACACGCCAAATGATCATATTGAATCGATTTTACCCCTTTTGTTTCATATTGAAGATAATTATCAAAATCTGGGAGAAGAATGTATTCTTTTGTCATAGGGTTCATAATCATGGCAGGTTATTAGGAAatacgatatatatatatatatggtaagtGTCGTAGTGGTGTAGGACTCAAGACACATTCTTGAGTCCCAAGTATTTCCGAGACTGTGTTGGGAAGTTTAGGAAGAAGTTCGGTCCAAGTAGGTAGCTATCTTGAGACCGATAATTAAGGGCTCAAGTTGGTGTCTAGGGTTAATAACTTGTACACCAAGTATGGTCTTGTATAAAAGCTATGGCAATGCATGAATGAAAACAAGAAAGAGAATTACCCAAATCTtaacatggcatcaagagccagtTGAGAaaccgaaagaaaaaaaaaacctaaatcgtAAAGCTATACAAGATGGGTGGTGAGACGGAATCATCAACCAAAGGAAAAAGTACAGAGTATGACATGTAAAAGAAGAACCGAATATATGATCTAGGGTCGAGTGATGGCCCAGGAATTATCATCACACCGATTGTTCTAAAAGGcactaactatgatgaatgggcaagagccataagaagatcttTGATTGCCAAGAGGAAGTTTGGTTTTTTTGATGGGACTATCACAGAACCTGAAGATTGTGACCAGCTAGAAGAATGGATTGCGGTCCAGTCAATGtttgtttcttggatcagcaacaCGTTAGAGCCATCAATCAGATCAAGTTTGGGTGACTATGATAATGCAAACTTGATGTGGACACACTTGAAGAGAAGATTTTGTGTTGTAAGCGGAACAAGGATCTGTCAGCTTAAAGCGTCTCTGAGTGAGTGCAAACAAAAGAATAAGGAAGGTGTAGCTGTCTACTTTGGAGGATtaaacaagatatgggatgagtTGGTGACATATGTGAAGGTACCTCAGTGTAAGTGTGGTAAGTGCGATTGTAATATAGCAAGCCAGGTTAGTACGTTAAGAGAAGAGGACTTCCTACATTATTTTTTGATTGGATTAGATTAGATTCTGTGTATAGCTCACTGCGTGAGCAGTTGTTGGCAAGAGATCCATTGCCATCAATAGACGTAGCATACCAGACAATGGTGAATTCGGAGCGTCTGAGGATAGGTGATGTAGCTATGTCAACGGAATTGCAAGAGAATGTGATGGCTTTCAGGGTTCAGTCTGATCAGCGTCAGTTCAACAATACATATGATCCTCCCAAGTTTTGCAAGCACTGTAGCTGAAAAGGACACTCAGATGAAGGGTGTTTTCAGATCATTGGATAcccagaatggtggggagacagacctAGAGGCGGAAGAGGAAATGGTAGAGGAGGCAGAGCAGGTGGTAGAGGCCGAGCTGGTTTTGCCAATGTCAggggaggtagaggacaaggaaaTGGCAATCAGGTTAGAGCACACAATCTGAATATATCAGAAATGAAGTATGCAGGTGGTGCGTGCTCATCAGATGTCTCAGGTTTGACGGGAGTAACAGCAACACAGTTTCAAAAGGTGATTGAGTTTTTAAATACAAGAAAATCCACGTCTCAGCTCCAAGCTAAGAAAACGGTTTGGATTGTAGACACATgggctacaaatcatgtcacgtgtaaaaGGGATGACATGATAGATGTAAGAGATATTAAGGCATGTTCAGTTGGTCTCCCAGATGGGAAATATGCACATTCTGAGAAAATAGGAACCGTTATTCTGCCTGGTGGTTTAAGACTAGAAAACAtgctttatgtgcctcaaataacTTGTAACTTAATTTCAGTCACACATATTATTGATGAGTTGGTATGTAGTGTTCAATGTACTAACaacttatgtcttatacaggaccggtcgacgaggaaggtgattggagtgggtgaacgacaaggtggactatatattttctgtggtgtgcctcaagttgaagtaatGGCTGTCAGTGGAAATACGTATgagctgtggcatcgacgaatgggacatccatcagaaaaagtGTTACAAAGGTTACCAGGTGGGAGTAATTTTTTAAAGAATAATAATGATGCGTGTGATATTTGTCCACGAGCGAAACATCATAggagtagttttgctagtagtctGACTAAATCCAATTGTATTTTTGagttggttcatatagatttatggggtccttataagacTCAGTCATCTTGTGGAGCTAAATATtttttgacaatagtagatgatttttcaagaggtgtgtggatatatttgattcaaaataaaaTAGAAGTTGCACAGACATTTCTTAACTTTATTGTTCTTGTGAAACGTCAATTtagtaaagaaatcaaaattgttagaagtgataatggaaccgaGTTTAATGCATTGCGTGGATATTTTAGGACTAATGGGATAGTGTTTGAGACATCATGTGTTGGTACACCTCAACAGAATGGGAGAGTtgagagaaagcatcaacatataatgaatgtggcaagatcTTTGAGATTTCAATCCAATTTGCCAATATATTTTTGGGGAGAATGCGCCTTAGATGCTGCATATTTAATTAATCGTACGCCTACACTTATTCTAAACAATAAAACTACATATGAAATATTATTTGGAAAGCAGCCTCCATATAATCAGTTGAAGGTATTTGGATGCTTGTGCTATGTACATGATCAAGGTAGTAACGGAGATAAGTTTGCGATTAGAGGAAGAAGATGTGTATTTCTTGGCTATCCTTTTGGTAAGAAGTCATGGAAAGTGTATGATTTAGATGCAAGAAGGTTTCTAGTGTCAAGAGACGTGAAGTTTTGTGAATATCAGTTTCCGTATAGGACTGATTTGAAGGGAGATTTGACTGAGACAGTACAGTTGGGGTCAGATCCATCGACTGAGAAGGATCAGTCGAATTCTGGAGGTTCTGAGACTGCTGTTGATGATCCAGCTGAGACCGAGTCCACTGCAGACACTGAGACCGATATGCCTAGTGTCTTGACAGGGACTGAGAACAGCGATGATTGCGGCAGTGTTGATGTTAATGAAGGCGACACACTGGAACAACCTGTAGAGGATGTCAATCCTAGCAATGATACTACATCTGCAGAAGAGTTGGGCAAGGGAAGGTCTCAGAAGATTCCTTCTAGTAGGCTAAAAGGCTTTGTGACACAtaccattcgagaaaatagtccatctcatcctcactcaacacaatcaccatcctcaggtacgccttatcctttgacatattatgttagttgtgataggtTTTCTGCAGTTCATAAGAAATATCTAGCAGCATTAACAGCTGGGTCTGAGCCTCAGAATTTTAAGGAAGCTATGAAGCACCCAGGGTGGCGGAAAGCCATGGAAGCAGAAATATGAGCACTGGAAGAACAAGGTACGTGGGAATTGCAAGAATTGCCACCGGGGAAGAAAGCACTTGGGagtaaatggatttacacagAGAAGTATGATGCAAATGGGGAGTTGGTACGGCTAAAATCAAGATTAgtgatctttggaaatcatcaagttgaGGGGTTGGATTACAAAGAGACATTTGCACCAGTAGCAAAGATGACAACGGTACGTACTTTTCTATCTGTTGCAGCAGTTAAAAactgggaagtacatcagatggatgtacataacgctttccttcatggagacttggaggaagaagtgtatatgaagataccaccGGGATTTACCAAAGGTAATTCTAATCTGctatgtagaatgaagaaatcattatatggtttgaaacaggctccacgtTGTTGGTTTGCAAAACTATCAATAGCCTTGAAAAATTATGGGTTCCGGCAATCATGTTCagattattctctttttactatgaTCAAGGGAAAGATGCAGcttaatgttttggtgtatgtAGATGATTTAATTGTTGCAGGAAATAATCTGGAGGAGATTAATAAATTTAAATCCtacttgggacaatgtttcaagatgaaagactTGGGAAAGTTGAAATATTTTCTGGGtttggagatagctcgcagtaaaCAAGGTTTTTATGTATGCCAGTGAAAATATGCAttggatattatcatggaaatgggtttattgggagaaaaacctgcagagtttccaatggagacTAATCATAGACTTGCTTTGGCGACGGGAGAGTTGTTCAAAGACGTGGAGAAATATAGAAGGCTAATTGGTAGGCTGATTTATTTGTTAGTAACCAGACCTGATCTTACTTATTCGGTTCATACGTTGTCACAGTTTATGCAACAACCGAGAATAGATCACTGGGAAGCAGCACTTCGTGTGGTGAGGTATTTAAAGAAAaatcctgggcaaggaattctgttgcgctctgatagtagcctgagtttaaaaggctggtgtgattcagattgggctagttgtcctttgactagacgatctttgacaggatggtttgtacTTCTTGGAGATTCGCCGGTGTCatggaagacaaagaagcaacAAACTGTTTCACGTAGCTTAGCAGAAGCAGAATACATGTCAATGGATGCAGCTACATGTGAATTGaaatggttgaaacaattacttAGAGATTTGGGAGTTCATCATCCACACGGAATGAGTCTTCTCTGTGATAGTCAGTCTGCAttatatattgctcagaatccagtttttcatgaacgtACCAAGCATATTGAGGTAGACTGTCATCTTGTCAAGGATGCTATAGTACAGAAAATTCTATCACCTTCCTACACACCTACGGAGGTGcagttggcggatatcttcaccaaatcgtTGGGGAAAGCACAGTTTCAAAGACTTttatccaagatgggcatttgtgacctgcatgctccgtcttgaggggggtattaggaaatacgatatatatatatggtaagtTTCGTAGTGGTGTAGGACTCAAGAATGTGTCTTGAGTCCCAAGTATTTCCGAGACTGTGTTGGGAAGTTTAGGGAGAAGTTCGGTCCAAGTAGGTGGCTATCTTGAGACCGATAATTAAGAACTCAAGTTGGTGTCTAGGATTAGTAACTTGTACACCAAGTATGGTCTTGTATAAAAGTACaatataaaaacaagaaaaagaattaCCCAAATCTTAACACAGGTCCATCAGAGTAACCAGGTTTAGTTCCATAAATACAAATCCAACCATTAAACGAACCAATACACATGTAATAACCTTCACCTGGAGTTTTTATATTGATCTTTCTACGAATAGGATTCACATAATTCCAATCCTCATTCTCATTATATTCAAAATAGTAAAAACGCTTATGATTATAATCATAATCATCTGGCTCCGCAATAACATAACTCAACTTACCAGTTGTTGAATCAGGGTGATTAAGACGAGCTAAGTGCCTTTTGGGAAATGATGGATGAGATTGTTCCATGCTTTACAAACCAACTTGCTTTCAAGTACTGATTCAGTGGGTATTCGAGTCAAGATGTCTGAAATGATCTCTGGTGGAAGATGCtgattcagattcttcatcaatcaaAGCCCTTCTGTTGAAGGATTTAAATAAGAAACTGAGAATCTGGGAATCGaagaatttatttagggttttcctTTCGCAAGTTACTTTACAGCAGTATAAAGATTCCCATAACCGACGAAATGGTAGGAAGGAAATATAGTGCATAAGTAGTGGAGATATGTACGTGGAGTCCGTTACTGAAGATCCGGGGGTAGTGGTACCGGGATCAGAGGATTAGACTCGAGACGGCCAAGAGAAAAAGAGACGTAAACGGGGCACAGCCCGGTCCATTACGGAGGGGACGAACAATACATGTTTTTTGGAAGTCATATTTTgtccttatgcaaaaacagctGACATAGTGAAAAATGGCCGGTGGAAGTTATCTCTACGAAGGATGTGGAGACCTGCCTGATTTtgtggaagaggaatcctctcaATCATACCCAACATATCATCTCACGTCTCAGTTAAAGGATGGCTATAGATGGGTAGTTGCTCACCAGCCAATGCAACTACATTCCACATAAACGGATGTGGGCGAAAAATATCCCTCCTATTTTATGTGGCTTGTCTGGCACAATGCAACTTTGGGCAATCTACTTAAAAGGGCGTGAATTAGAAAATACAAGGTGCAATTTTCGCAATGTATTTCAAGAGGTTGTAGATCGTTTGCTACTGCAACGTAGCTTTACAAAGGACATTTGGGGCTAATTTATCGCAAGTTTTTTAATTCAATGGTGTTTCCAGGCAATAATTAAAGATCACATTCAAAACTGGACTGCAAAAGGATCagagaagaatgagaagaaggtGTGGCTAATCATTCCAGAAGCTGTATTTTGAGCCATTTGGATGGAAATAAATCCAAGGGTTATGTCAATAAAGAGAGAGATAGCAGGAACTTCCACCAGATTATGTGGTAGCGGAAAACCGTAATAATTCAATAACCCCtaaccaaaaaccaaaacttcCTAAGCATGGTTCATAATTCAGAAGCTCAAGAATGAGATTATAGTGTCTAGACGTCAATGTAATACCTCTACATCAGCCTTTTGGTGATGCTTTAAGGTCCGGATGACAATCCTAGATGCGCTTATTCAGGTGTTTTAGGTGCCTGTTTCGCTTCTTTCCATGTCTGCAACAGTTTGGTGTACCTTCAACATTTTAACAACACAGATTTCAAACTAAATCAAATGCCAGTTTGTGCCTTAGTTGGCATTCTTGTACAGTGGTAACTCGTCAATTAGATCAAAACTCATCTACATCCTAATTTAGGGACACATGAAATGAGCAAAATATTTTTTCAATGAAGAAATTCTGGGTTCAGCCATCAACGGATCCCACTTTGAGCAAAATATTAAGAAATTCTGGGTTTTTGAGATGAAATTGCAAAATTGGAAGTGGATGAAGTAACTGTTAAACATGAGCAGAGAGATTGTGCAGTTGTTGTGAGATTAACTCGATTTATTCATTGATAGGCAAAGGTGCCTGCTTTATACAAACTTACAGAACTTGATAGGCAAGAATcagatacacctaacaatatctaTGATAAATACAGTAGGAAATATACATGTAGTTACAACCGTATAACAATACATTAATGCCAAGATCCTATAATATCTTCACCATATCTTAACACCCCCCTCAGACTCAAGGTGGTGGAGTACACATCTTGAGTCTGAAAATTAAGAACCGAAGACGAGCGGCAGAGTGAGTTTTGCTGAAAAGATCAGCCACTTGAAACTCTGATTTGACATGCGGAAGAATGATTGTAGCTTTCTTAAAATGATGACGAGTAAAATGAAAATCGATCTCGATGTGTTTTGTACGTTCATGAAAAACATCATTGTGTGTAATCTGAATGCATACTGTCTTGTGCGAAATAAACTCACAATGCTGAATCTTTCATTGCCTCTGTAGGTTTGAGAAAGTATGAACGCATACTGTCTTGTGACATCTGGTTTATACTCTTAGTCCGTGACCATCTGTACCAGTCCGTTTTTGTGTTTGTGCGATGAGATTCgaacatcttattattttgtcCACGTCCTTTGTATTATGCTCATcttcgtttcttcttcttctgctattGTTTTCACTACGGAGTTCTCTGAGAGCTTGTCTTTCCTATGTTATTTTCGATATAATCACCTTCATTCATTGATGAAATATCATCTTCcttattttttctttgtttaaACCCTGAAATCGACCACTTTGTTCTTTCTTCACCGTTGGAATCTCAAGCTCTAACTATACTGGTGCTATTTGTTCGattccagttcttcattcatgTTCTGTGTTGATGAGTTAGTCGGTACATCTCCTTGAGTTTTGTTGACTAGGTGCGTCTCCTTCACGTCCGTTCACGTCTCCCCTTTACTTCATCTTTGGCCCTTATTTTCTTCGCATAGATGTTTCCTTGTTAACACCCTTTGTATAATGTTTGTGTTCGTCTTTTCCTTCTTACTTCACGCacaattttgtgtattctttcttcatcgtttttttttttttttttttttttttttttttttttttttttttaattttggggACTGATTTTTTCTATCaagcttctttactctttctttatcttttcttctcGCCTGTCAACTTCCTTTCCTGTATATCTTTTCCTCTGCGAAGCTGTTCGCTCTAACGATGTTTTCCTCCACCTGCAATGGATCATAAGAAGTTTTGATCTCCCTTATAAAATCTCTTTGATACATCGTCTTTGAACTAGTTTCTTTCCTGGTACTCTTCTCCGGTTGCGGATTTAATCgcttttgttcttcttttcatTCTGTGATCCTATTTCTTCGCCTGTAGTTAGCTCACCTGGGATATCATCGTCTTTCTTTCACCTGTGCGTCTTTTATCGCATTACGATCTATTTACCTGCTAATTTATTGGCACCGTTGAGCTGAATCATCGTTAAGTTGTTGCTGTCTTGTTCGTTTTCATTGCTTTCTTATTGTTGGATATCATCGTCCTTCTATCATCACGCTGGATTGTTGTGTTTTGGACTGTTTTCTTAACTCTTTATCCCTGGtttctttcttttgttcttctttgaATGGCTGATCTTATTTCTCTGTTCGTCTTTGAAGTTTGGTAGTTCAGTGGTGTTTCGAAGTTGGGTTGCTCTGTACGATGACCTAGCTGCAAACAACACATTAACACAATCGTGAGGTGAAATCGCTCTTCGCATAAACTGTTTAGGACCTTCCAGTTTATCTTGACGCCTGAGTTGCTGATGCGATAACTTCGCAGACACTCTTTCTTCCATAGTCCCCTGGATTCTATCACTTCCATGATTTTTCTGCCAcctgttttcttctttcttctttgatAATCTTTCCCATCACTTTGGTTTTGAGATGTACCTATGCCTGCACAATCTCCTCCTATGCTAACTTCTCCACCTGCGAATATCTTCGCGGCTGCTCACGTCCTTGCTGTTTGTTGATTTTGCTGCAGTATTCTTCTAAAACGAATCCTATGTTCCTCAATTCATTAACTTTGATGATTCTTCCTCCTTCGTCTATGACTTCAATCACGAGAATCCTGTTCACCTGATTTGTTTTACGATCAAAATTATGATTAAAATCAAGTTTTATGGGTGTAAATTTATGATCAAAACTCGTTTTAATTCAAATATCAACCAAAAATcaatttttgggaaaaacaaagttTGGTAGTTAAAAACTCAAAATCTTCCAGATCTAGATTATTAACATAtaattaaagagaaaagagagaatTTGTCCTGTTTGAACAGTTAATTGATGAAGATTCACTAGATTTCTTTCTTGCTGCACTTTCTTTGTCTATAATCTTTGATGCGATACTAACATCTGTGACTGTTTCTAAATCCCTAATTTTGTGAACTCCTGATGTTAGTTGTTGTTCTCTCATTGGAATTTCTATTTTCGCCCTTGTAGCTTATAGATCCAATTGAACTCATCATTTCTTTGAATCTTCTTGGAACCAACAAGTAGGTAGTGTTTCTAGCACCAAAATGTAGTTGTacgaaatcctacaacacaccccttgtactatcatgaatatgatttctagatctaaacttatttgatatgaaaataaagataaagataatgaaaatagaaaataagacacaagatttacgtggttcgatcaatgtgatctacatccacggggttagggatcttcactatgattgtttgtaattacatatggatt
This is a stretch of genomic DNA from Papaver somniferum cultivar HN1 chromosome 1, ASM357369v1, whole genome shotgun sequence. It encodes these proteins:
- the LOC113274816 gene encoding uncharacterized protein LOC113274816 encodes the protein MGGETESSTKGKSTNYDEWARAIRRSLIAKRKFGFFDGTITEPEDCDQLEEWIAVQSMFVSWISNTLEPSIRSSLGDYDNANLMWTHLKRRFCVVSGTRICQLKASLSECKQKNKEGVAVYFGGLNKIWDELVTYVKVPQCKCGKCDCNIASQLLARDPLPSIDVAYQTMVNSERLRIGDVAMSTELQENVMAFRVQSDQQWWGDRPRGGRGNGRGGRAGGRGRAGFANVRGGRGQGNGNQVRAHNLNISEMKYAGGACSSDVSGLTGVTATQFQKVIEFLNTRKSTSQLQAKKTVWIVDTWATNHVTCKRDDMIDVRDIKACSVGLPDGKYAHSEKIGTVILPGGLRLENMLYVPQITFEVMAVSGNTYELWHRRMGHPSEKVLQSKEIKIVRSDNGTEFNALRGYFRTNGIVFETSCVGTPQQNGRVERKHQHIMNVARSLRFQSNLPIYFWGECALDAAYLINRTPTLILNNKTTYEILFGKQPPYNQLKVFGCLCYVHDQGSNGDKFAIRGRRCVFLGYPFGKKSWKVYDLDARRFLVSRDVKFCEYQFPYRTDLKGDLTETVQLGSDPSTEKDQSNSGGSETAVDDPAETESTADTETDMPSVLTGTENSDDCGSVDVNEGDTLEQPVEDVNPSNDTTSAEELGKGRFSAVHKKYLAALTAGSEPQNFKEAMKHPGWRKAMEAEI